One stretch of Amycolatopsis sp. NBC_00345 DNA includes these proteins:
- the rhaS gene encoding rhamnose ABC transporter substrate-binding protein, with translation MSRRFLTGALSAATAAGLVLSLAACGGTTKNDSSGSGPAQSTATADPGAASKQGVKMAFLPKQLNNPYSDIEVGGGKTALDELKGVYKLVGPNDASASSQVSYINTLIQQQQDVIGIAANDPNAVCPSLNQARSAGIKVVAFDSDAAKDCRDVFINQASTQGIGEQLAKMASELAGGEGEIAILSATPNATNQNAWIEVLKQQLAKPEYAKLKLDKIAYGNDDDQKSFQEAQGLLQSFPNLKVIVSPTTVGIAAAARYVSTSSYKGKVQVTGLGTPNQMRAFVKDGTVKKFALWNPADIGYLAAYAGVALSSGQITGAPGQKFKAGKLGDYTVGANGEIVLGPPTVFDSANIDKFNF, from the coding sequence ATGTCCCGTCGATTTCTCACCGGCGCGCTCTCGGCGGCCACCGCGGCCGGGCTGGTGCTCAGCCTGGCCGCCTGCGGTGGCACGACCAAGAACGACAGCTCCGGCTCCGGGCCCGCGCAGTCGACCGCGACCGCCGATCCCGGCGCCGCGAGCAAGCAGGGCGTCAAGATGGCGTTCCTGCCCAAGCAGCTGAACAACCCGTACTCCGACATCGAGGTGGGCGGCGGCAAGACCGCGCTCGACGAGCTCAAGGGCGTCTACAAGCTGGTCGGGCCCAACGACGCCAGCGCGTCGTCCCAGGTCAGCTACATCAACACGCTGATCCAGCAGCAGCAGGACGTGATCGGCATCGCGGCGAACGACCCGAACGCGGTCTGCCCGTCGCTGAACCAGGCCCGCAGCGCCGGCATCAAGGTCGTCGCGTTCGACTCCGACGCGGCGAAGGACTGCCGCGACGTGTTCATCAACCAGGCCTCCACGCAGGGCATCGGCGAGCAGCTGGCGAAGATGGCCAGTGAGCTGGCCGGCGGCGAGGGCGAGATCGCCATCCTGTCGGCGACCCCCAACGCCACCAACCAGAACGCCTGGATCGAGGTGCTCAAGCAGCAGCTGGCCAAGCCGGAGTACGCGAAGCTGAAGCTGGACAAGATCGCCTACGGCAACGACGACGACCAGAAGTCGTTCCAGGAGGCCCAGGGCCTGCTGCAGTCGTTCCCGAACCTCAAGGTGATCGTCTCGCCGACCACGGTCGGCATCGCGGCCGCCGCGCGTTACGTCAGCACGTCGAGCTACAAGGGCAAGGTCCAGGTCACCGGGCTCGGCACGCCGAACCAGATGCGCGCGTTCGTCAAGGACGGCACCGTGAAGAAGTTCGCGCTGTGGAACCCGGCCGACATCGGCTACCTCGCCGCGTACGCCGGCGTCGCGCTCAGCTCCGGCCAGATCACCGGCGCGCCGGGGCAGAAGTTCAAGGCGGGCAAGCTCGGCGACTACACCGTCGGGGCGAACGGCGAGATCGTCCTCGGCCCGCCGACCGTGTTCGACTCGGCCAACATCGACAAGTTCAACTTCTGA
- a CDS encoding L-rhamnose mutarotase — MARYCFCLQVKPERMAEYAERHRSVWPEMRAALADSGWRNYSLFLREDGLLIGYVEAEDLADAQAAMARTEVNARWQAEMAGFFTGLGGRAADEDPWLLTEVFHAA, encoded by the coding sequence ATGGCGCGGTACTGCTTCTGCCTCCAGGTGAAGCCCGAGCGGATGGCCGAGTATGCCGAGCGGCACCGCTCGGTCTGGCCGGAGATGCGGGCCGCGCTGGCGGACAGCGGGTGGCGCAACTATTCGCTGTTCCTGCGCGAAGACGGCCTGCTGATCGGCTACGTCGAGGCCGAAGACCTAGCCGACGCCCAAGCCGCGATGGCCCGCACCGAAGTGAACGCCCGTTGGCAGGCGGAGATGGCCGGGTTCTTCACCGGGCTCGGCGGGCGGGCCGCGGACGAGGATCCGTGGCTGCTCACCGAGGTCTTCCATGCTGCTTGA